The following proteins are co-located in the Malus sylvestris chromosome 13, drMalSylv7.2, whole genome shotgun sequence genome:
- the LOC126594944 gene encoding uncharacterized protein LOC126594944, with the protein MALLSSILKPHCSSSIKGSSLTLSFLIFPNISSSFSTLCRAHPTTPPPQPSPPPPVPKKVPFAVSAHGKTWQDPYRWMSNTDDPDLADHLNKENSYAEAFMADTQNLQRTLFSEMKSRMPAKISTPPERWGPWLYYQYIPEGMEYPVLCRRLGTEKGDWVKNFLRYARGGFGLEEILLDWNEIARRYGYVHVGTCRISPDHHFLAYTVDTKGDEQFRLQIKDLRSGCVIPKVRVDGVVSLAWAQDGSTLFYTLSDENQRPYRVCCSKLGSDDIENITVFTESNSSFCVDITSTKDGKFITVNSNSRTSSEVYLIDAANPLDGLQRIWKRVSGVQYFLEHHHGLFYVLTNAPLSENKVWSGEGYYLASCRGEDLPTSNWQNIILPNEDLSIQDMDMFDGHLVLSLSKKGFSVLCSINLPVLVDWKHQLEIEDLDPWFFAMPSNLCNVVPGSNHDFHNSVYRAVLSSPVMPDVVVDYDMSSRRFSIVQQEEVRDFYDRTFPPTNQLDLNKNFGSQYQEDVQISESQRWKEYSDEYCCVRKEVISHDGVRVPLTILYSHTAWDKGQSPGLLKGYGAYGEVLDKSWCAEHLCLLDRGWVVAFADVRGGGGADSSWHKSGTRFTKLNSIYDFVSCGNYLIEEGYVHKDRLGAIGHSAGGLLVGATINMYPDLFRASILKVPFLDICNTLMDPSLPLTILDYEEFGNPQIQSEFELIFTYSPYDNISQGSCYPSMLVTASLHDSRVGFWEAAKWVAKVRESTCPCCSRSVILKTNMAGGHFGEGGRYAQCEEAAYDYAFLFKAMGLLKIEK; encoded by the exons ATGGCTCTTCTTTCTTCCATCCTTAAACCCCACTGCTCAAGCTCAATCAAAGGCTCCTCTTTAACCCTCTCTTTTCTCATATTCCCCAACAtatcctcctccttctccactCTCTGCAGAGCCCACCCCACCACACCGCCCCCACAACCCTCTCCGCCGCCGCCAGTCCCCAAGAAAGTCCCTTTCGCTGTCTCAGCTCATGGAAAAACGTGGCAGGACCCCTACCGCTGGATGTCCAACACCGACGACCCTGATCTCGCCGATCATCTCAACAAAGAAAACTCATATGCTGAGGCTTTCATGGCCGACACTCAAAATCTGCAGCGCACTCTCTTCTCCGAAATGAAAAGCCGAATGCCCGCCAAGATTTCCACTCCTCCTGAGCGTTGGGGACCCTG GTTGTATTACCAATACATTCCAGAGGGGATGGAATACCCGGTTCTTTGTAGACGATTAGGAACTGAAAAAGGTGATTGGGTTAAGAACTTTCTCCGATACGCAAGAGGAGGATTTGGATTGGAGGAGATTTTGCTCGACTGGAATGAAATTGCAAGGCGATATGG TTATGTGCATGTTGGCACATGTCGAATTTCACCAGATCACCATTTTCTAGCGTACACAGTAGACACTAAGGGTGATGAACAGTTCAGGCTTCAAATTAAGGACCTAAGAAGTGGATGTGTTATCCCCAAAGTACGAGTGGATGGTGTTGTTAGCTTGGCATGGGCTCAAGATGGGAGTACTCTGTTCTATACGCTATCAGACGAGAACCAACGACCTTACAG AGTATGCTGCTCAAAACTAGGATCTGATGATATTGAAAATATCACTGTATTTACAGAAAGCAATTCCAGCTTCTGTGTGGACATAACAAGCACAAAGGATGGCAAGTTTATAACTGTCAATTCAAACTCAAGGACTTCTTCTGAGG TTTATTTGATAGATGCTGCCAACCCATTAGATGGTTTGCAGAGAATTTGGAAGCGTGTCTCTGGTGTACAGTATTTTCTTGAACATCACCATGGATTATTTTATGTTCTTACAAATGCTCCTTTGAGTGAAAATAAGGTGTGGTCTGGTGAAGGTTATTACCTAGCTAGCTGCCGGGGTGAAGATCTACCAACATCTAATTGGCAG aaTATAATCCTTCCAAATGAAGATTTAAGCATACAAGATATGGACATGTTTGACGGACATCTGGTCCTTTCTCTCAGCAAGAAGGGTTTTTCTGTGTTGTGTTCCATTAATTTGCCTGTCCTTGTTGATTGGAAG CACcaattggagattgaagatCTTGATCCATGGTTTTTCGCTATGCCCTCAAACTTATGTAATGTTGTTCCAGGTTCAAACCATGATTTCCATAACTCAGTATACCGTGCAGTGCTTTCATCTCCAGTG ATGCCTGATGTAGTTGTTGACTACGACATGTCGAGCAGGAGATTCTCAATTGTGCAACAAGAGGAAGTGAGGGATTTTTATGATAGAACATTCCCACCAACTAATCAGCTcgatttgaataaaaattttggCTCACAATATCAGGAGGATGTCCAGATAAGTGAATCACAGAGATGGAAGGAGTATTCTGATGAATACTGCTGTGTGAGGAAGGAGGTTATCTCCCATGATGGTGTTAGAGTTCCGTTGACCATATTGTACTCTCATACAGCCTGGGATAAGGGTCAGTCGCCTGGCCTTCTGAAAGGCTATGGAGCATATGGGGAGGTTTTAGATAAAAGCTGGTGTGCAGAGCACCTGTGTTTACTTGATCGGGGATGGGTCGTGGCATTTGCTGATGTGAG gggtggtggtggtgcagaTTCTTCATGGCATAAATCTGGCACTAGGTTTACTAAATTGAATTCAATATATGATTTTGTATCATGTGGAAACTACTTGATTGAAGAGGGATACGTACATAAAGATCGGCTTGGTGCTATTGGACATAGTGCTGGAGGCCTTCTTGTTGGAGCAACTATCAATATGTACCCAGATCTCTTTCGAGCTTCTATTTTGAAG GTTCCATTCCTTGATATATGCAACACTTTAATGGATCCTAGTTTGCCTCTCACCATTCTGGATTATGAAGAATTCGGCAATCCTCAGATACAGTCTGAATTTGAGCTTATCTTCACTTATTCACCATATGATAACATTTCTCAAGGCAGTTGCTACCCTTCAATGCTTGTTACAGCGTCCCTTCATGACTCAAG GGTTGGGTTTTGGGAAGCCGCCAAGTGGGTGGCCAAAGTTCGAGAGAGTACATGTCCTTGTTGTTCACGTTCAGTCATTCTGAAGACAAATATGGCTGGAGGACATTTTGGCGAAGGTGGACGGTATGCTCAATGTGAGGAAGCTGCTTATGATTATGCATTTCTATTCAAAGCTATGGGGTTGCTGAAGATCGAAAAATAA